Proteins from a single region of Bacteroidota bacterium:
- a CDS encoding HlyC/CorC family transporter: protein MISELLIIFVLVLINGLFAMAEIAMVSVRRSKLESAVKRGDIKAKLALAIHNDPPKFLSTVQVGITLISILLGVFSGEKVKEFFTGLFVQIEFLAPYAANISLTIVIILITALTLIVGELIPKRIGMANPEPIAIYLAAPMTFLSTIAKPFIWFLTSSSGAIIKLFGIKSVSDDKVTEEEIKAIIQEGTETGAIEEIEQDIVERVFHLSDRKVSSLMTHHSDIVWLDINASVEKTMETIKSEVHSVYPVCDGDLDETKGIVYIKHLFLASATNQIEGLKNYINPVLFLPENNTAYSALEKFRVSQIHYALVIDEYGSVQGLVTINDILEAIVGEFDELNLPGTTILDRGDGSYLVDAGMPFYDFLHYFEIEEFEKLDDQEFNTVAGFIINALDRLPTEGEKIDWKEFEFEVVDMDATRIDKVIFKTKTEINDIDS from the coding sequence ATGATCTCTGAGTTATTAATAATATTTGTGCTGGTGTTGATTAACGGCTTATTTGCAATGGCAGAAATTGCTATGGTATCTGTGCGTAGATCGAAATTGGAATCAGCGGTAAAGCGTGGCGATATCAAAGCAAAACTTGCACTTGCTATTCACAACGATCCACCAAAATTTTTATCTACTGTGCAGGTGGGTATCACACTCATCAGTATTTTGTTGGGAGTGTTTTCGGGTGAAAAAGTAAAAGAATTTTTTACTGGACTGTTTGTGCAAATAGAATTTTTAGCACCTTACGCCGCAAATATTAGTTTAACGATAGTTATCATATTAATTACTGCATTGACATTAATTGTGGGAGAACTTATTCCTAAGCGCATTGGTATGGCCAATCCGGAACCTATTGCGATTTATTTGGCCGCACCAATGACTTTTTTGTCAACAATTGCCAAACCATTTATCTGGTTTTTAACGAGTTCATCCGGTGCAATTATTAAATTATTTGGTATAAAATCCGTGAGCGATGATAAGGTAACGGAAGAAGAGATTAAAGCCATAATTCAAGAAGGCACTGAAACAGGTGCAATAGAAGAAATCGAGCAGGATATTGTAGAACGTGTATTTCATTTAAGTGATAGAAAAGTTTCATCGCTGATGACACATCATAGCGATATTGTATGGTTGGATATTAATGCATCTGTTGAAAAAACCATGGAGACTATTAAATCTGAAGTGCATAGCGTGTATCCCGTTTGCGATGGTGATTTGGATGAAACAAAAGGTATTGTCTATATAAAGCATTTGTTTCTTGCCAGTGCTACTAATCAGATTGAAGGATTAAAAAATTATATCAATCCAGTGTTATTTCTTCCCGAAAATAATACAGCCTATTCTGCATTGGAAAAATTTCGTGTTTCTCAAATTCATTATGCATTGGTTATTGATGAATATGGTTCTGTGCAAGGGTTAGTAACTATTAATGATATATTGGAAGCAATCGTAGGTGAATTTGATGAATTAAATTTACCCGGCACCACAATACTCGATAGGGGAGATGGTTCTTATCTGGTGGATGCAGGTATGCCCTTTTATGATTTTCTACATTATTTTGAAATTGAAGAATTTGAAAAGTTGGATGATCAGGAATTTAATACCGTTGCCGGATTTATAATTAATGCATTGGATCGTTTGCCTACAGAAGGAGAAAAAATTGATTGGAAAGAATTTGAATTTGAAGTGGTGGATATGGATGCTACTCGTATTGATAAAGTAATTTTTAAAACTAAAACGGAAATAAATGATATTGATAGCTGA